One Vibrio rumoiensis genomic window, GCTATTTTCTATACCCGTGATCATTGAAGATGCTTGATTTTATCTTTTAACAGGATCATGCTAACAAACATGAAAATAGAATTATCCAACCAGAAGAAGAAACAGCTCGAACGAATGCATGACTCTGCGCGTGATGGTCGAGTGCGCGACCGCATTAAAGCGGTCTTGCTTGCGTCTGAAGGTTGGTCAAATTCTATGATTTCGCAAGCTTTGCGAATTCATGAAACTACCGTTACTCGTCATATCAATGATTACTTGAAATCTGAAAAACTCACACCAGAAAATGGCGGTTCTCAGAGTAAGCTCAATGCAGCGGAAACAATGGCGCTTATTGAGCACCTCGCTGAGAATACTTACTTTCATACTCATCAAATTGTTGATTACGTTCAGTCTGAATTTCAGGTCACCTATACGGTTGCTGGTATGAACAAATGGCTACATCACAATGGTTTTTCTTACAAACAACCTAAAGGTGTTCCTCATAAGTTTAACCCTGAAGCTCAACACGCTTTCATTGAATATTATCGTGAACTGAAACAACGCGGCGAGCCTATCTTATTTATGGATGCTGTGCATCCAAGCCAAGCGACCAAAATCACTTACGGCTGGATCCGTAAAGGTGAAGATAAAGTGATTGAAACCACGGGTAGCCGTACTCGGTTAAATTACATTGGTGCTTTAAACTTAAATAATATTTCAGCCACGGTTGTTGAAAATTACGACACGGTAAACAGTGAGAATATTGCTCGTTTCCTTTGGAAACTTAAGAAAGAACATTACCCATTAGAACAAAAAGTACACATTGTTTTAGATGGTGCAGGCTATCACCGTAGCCAGTTAGTCAAAGACTTTGCAACCATGCTGAATATTGAGCTTCATTATTTGCCTCCTTACAGCCCCAATTTAAACCCAATTGAGCGACTGTGGAAGGTGATGCATGAACATGCAAGAAACAATGTATATTTCCCCACAAAGGCATCCTTTAAGGGTGCCATCGATACATTTTTTGATGTGACTTTACCTGAAGTTGCAAGTTCACTAATGTCTCGAATTAATGATAACTTTCAAGTATTGAAACCTGCAACTTCAAGTTGATTGGGTATATATCAGCTTTAGCTAATGTCATGATCACACCACTTTCAATGGATATAGATATAAAAAAACCAGTATCGAGTTATACCATTGAAAATAAATCTGGTGAGCAACAAACCTATTTGGTTAAAACCTATTATCGGACGATGGATTCGATGGGGCGAGAAATTAATAAAGAAACTAAAGAATTAAGAATTTTCCCGAGCAAAATCATATTGAATCCAAGTCAATCGAAAAGAATTAAAGTGATGTACTTAGGGAAAAAGGCGATACCCGATGAGCGTTCTTATCGAGTGATTTTTGAACCGATCACGGTGGGTGAACAAGAAGGGGTGAAGTTTAATTATAAATTTGTCACTTCCGTATACGTGACACCAGAAAAAGCCGAACATAATCTCGTGGCTAAAATGGATGCCGGTAAGATTTATATTCAAAATCTAGGGAATAAACACGCGGTACTCAATAATTGGGGATTAGTGTTTAACCAAGGTTCTAGTGGTGAAGTGACTTATAAAGATGCACTGCCTACGATTAATATGCTCGCGAAGTCTCATGTAGTGCTTCCCATCAAATCTGGCATTGCTCCACAGAGCGTTAATTCGATTGATATTCTTGAATTTGAAAAATGAAACGCTGGGCTGCTATTGCGTTATTTTGCTTACTTAGTGGGCAAATGAGTGCGTGGGCTGAAGATAGAATCCCAATGCCCATTGATGTTGATCTGCCGACCAAGCGAGTACAAATCACTGCTTACTTATCCAATGAAAACGTGGCAGATTGGCAGCTCGATAGTGGAGAGTTTGTCGATAAAGTTTCCCCTCTTGTTCTAGACAGCATCAAAACCAAACTTGTAAAAGAATTTATGGATACTCGGATTGTCGCAAGTGATCTGAAAAAGCTCGGTTGGAGTGCGAACTTCGATGAAGATATGTTGATCATTACGATTGATATACCGGCAGAACAGCTTGAAGAAATCGACATTCCTTTTGGTGGCTATTCGTCTAAAAAAGCGTACGCCAAAAACGTGCGAATGATTGAGCCAAGCCCCGTCAGTGGGGTGTTCAATTTTTATTATACTCATACCCATAATTTGGATGATACATCGCAATATTCCGATAGCTTAGCGTTGCGTACAGGGATTGCTTTAGGGCCTTTAACCCTTGAAGACGGGCACACTTTCTCTCGAAATAGTATGACAGAGGAAATGCGAATCCAGCGTGATGCTTCTCGTTTAATGTATGATTTACCGAATAATTACGGCTTTATTCAAGTTGGTGATTACTATTCTGATACGCAAATTCAGCAGCTCAATCCGGGTGATATTTTTGGCCTATCCTATTCCTATCAACCTCAATATCTACGTGACTACTATCGCCCTAATTCGGTACCGATTGTTCTAGAATCGACGTCGATTGTGACGATAAAGATCAACGGTGAAGATTTTCGCCGTATTCGTTTAGCTCCGGGACAATATAATTTACGCGATTTGCCGATAGACAATGGCGTGAATGAAGTCGAAGTGAGTTACATCGACCAAGGTGGCTCAGAGGTTGTGAAATATTACAACCTAGTCAATGTCCCCGAGATTTTATTAGCGGGTTCGCTAGAAACGCAGTGGACCGCCGGCTATGTTCAGTATTACAACGACGAAGGCGTTAAAGAGCTTAACGATGAAGTGCCCGCAGCGCAGATGGTGTTGTCGTATGGCTTAACAAGCTGGTGGACAATTTCTCCCAAAGTGGAATGGCAACAAGATGTACAAGATTATAATTTGCTGCATAACTTTGCGGTAGGGGATAAC contains:
- a CDS encoding fimbrial biogenesis chaperone, coding for MITPLSMDIDIKKPVSSYTIENKSGEQQTYLVKTYYRTMDSMGREINKETKELRIFPSKIILNPSQSKRIKVMYLGKKAIPDERSYRVIFEPITVGEQEGVKFNYKFVTSVYVTPEKAEHNLVAKMDAGKIYIQNLGNKHAVLNNWGLVFNQGSSGEVTYKDALPTINMLAKSHVVLPIKSGIAPQSVNSIDILEFEK
- a CDS encoding IS630 family transposase, which gives rise to MKIELSNQKKKQLERMHDSARDGRVRDRIKAVLLASEGWSNSMISQALRIHETTVTRHINDYLKSEKLTPENGGSQSKLNAAETMALIEHLAENTYFHTHQIVDYVQSEFQVTYTVAGMNKWLHHNGFSYKQPKGVPHKFNPEAQHAFIEYYRELKQRGEPILFMDAVHPSQATKITYGWIRKGEDKVIETTGSRTRLNYIGALNLNNISATVVENYDTVNSENIARFLWKLKKEHYPLEQKVHIVLDGAGYHRSQLVKDFATMLNIELHYLPPYSPNLNPIERLWKVMHEHARNNVYFPTKASFKGAIDTFFDVTLPEVASSLMSRINDNFQVLKPATSS